In Dermacentor variabilis isolate Ectoservices chromosome 11, ASM5094787v1, whole genome shotgun sequence, one genomic interval encodes:
- the LOC142563278 gene encoding solute carrier family 22 member 6-like — MAALSEATVFTTQSSFSGVSRREAQAAGDDDDIPLPYGFGKFQLLIMLGTIIAGATFTLHDESFRLTAGVMDHWCQRPSKFANLSVAEWKRLAIPRDVDGQYSHCTVREPPDAGDVARIVSCTSWEYDLGTYGNNIVSEWNLVCHRRWIVDLARIAYSVSCMASLCVFGVAADRVGRRVVVFVAVPVVLVAGVGGGLPKDLHFFVAVRCLVSAAASALVPPLLALIYEVSPMSKIPAYTVATWVVTLLMVPPTLAVAQVVKGGWAVTQLLVMLPTSLLLTLYYIIDESPAWLLVTGKVGEAERVASRASRLNGLTTGSGDLGVLQRYLQVQEVAPKVPAGPFLLCSKGLWQRTALLTFCWTALAYCYMSFIFNGDIFVSVTVNVIDMLLSTCAAIVVARSIPRFGFKLLVVVSALICAVTSAVLAGIYTDDETVLRNSLVLLMRMAGNVTLMFFITLAVNCYPVGLHCTALGTGLACSRLGDTLAHMVPRFLQGRHAEGHLAVAAILMTLVAAATEFLPAKADWKMRRPLRRAKTTLTEHTGEELRRELQVSLAPLPKKRLHERRRSRGDKHRFSQDDQHSAHSMSRSTLRDF, encoded by the coding sequence ATGGCTGCTCTGTCAGAGGCGACTGTGTTCACTACTCAATCCTCTTTTTCGGGAGTATCGAGACGTGAGGCACaagccgccggtgacgatgacgaCATCCCACTCCCTTACGGTTTCGGCAAGTTCCAGCTGCTGATAATGTTGGGCACGATCATCGCGGGCGCCACTTTTACGCTGCACGACGAGAGCTTCCGACTCACTGCGGGCGTCATGGACCACTGGTGCCAGCGACCCTCCAAGTTCGCCAACCTCAGCGTCGCCGAGTGGAAGCGGCTCGCCATTCCCCGGGACGTGGACGGCCAGTACAGCCACTGTACGGTGCGCGAACCGCCAGACGCGGGAGACGTGGCTCGCATCGTCTCTTGCACGTCGTGGGAGTACGACTTGGGCACGTACGGGAACAACATCGTCAGCGAGTGGAACCTCGTGTGCCACCGGCGCTGGATCGTGGACCTCGCGAGGATAGCCTACTCGGTCAGCTGCATGGCGTCCCTGTGCGTGTTCGGCGTGGCGGCCGATCGCGTCGGCCGCAGGGTCGTCGTCTTCGTGGCCGTGCCCGTGGTGCTGGTGGCCGGTGTAGGCGGAGGCCTGCCCAAGGACCTGCACTTTTTCGTGGCCGTGCGGTGCCTCGTCTCGGCGGCTGCGAGTGCCCTGGTGCCGCCGCTGCTGGCGCTGATATACGAGGTGTCGCCCATGAGCAAGATTCCCGCCTACACTGTCGCCACCTGGGTGGTCACTCTGCTCATGGTGCCCCCGACGCTAGCGGTGGCCCAGGTTGTCAAGGGCGGCTGGGCCGTCACCCAGCTCCTGGTCATGCTGCCGACGTCCCTCCTGCTTACCCTGTACTACATCATTGACGAATCGCCTGCCTGGCTTCTGGTCACCGGAAAAGTTGGCGAGGCCGAGCGCGTTGCGTCGCGCGCGTCGAGGTTGAATGGGTTGACAACGGGAAGCGGCGACCTTGGCGTCTTACAGCGGTACTTGCAGGTTCAAGAGGTAGCTCCCAAAGTACCGGCCGGGCCTTTTCTGCTGTGCTCGAAAGGTCTCTGGCAGCGCACAGCCCTGTTGACATTCTGCTGGACGGCGCTTGCCTACTGCTACATGAGCTTCATCTTCAATGGCGACATCTTCGTCAGTGTGACAGTGAACGTAATCGACATGCTTCTGTCCACCTGCGCTGCTATCGTCGTTGCCCGATCCATACCTCGCTTCGGCTTCAAACTTTTGGTGGTCGTCTCGGCGCTCATCTGCGCCGTGACGTCGGCAGTTCTGGCCGGTATTTACACCGACGACGAAACGGTTCTGCGCAACTCGCTCGTTCTGCTCATGCGAATGGCGGGAAACGTGACGCTCATGTTTTTTATCACACTGGCCGTCAACTGCTACCCCGTTGGCCTTCACTGCACGGCACTCGGCACGGGCCTGGCCTGCAGCCGGCTCGGCGACACGCTGGCCCACATGGTTCCTAGGTTTCTTCAGGGAAGGCACGCCGAAGGGCACCTCGCCGTTGCGGCAATCTTGATGACGCTGGTCGCGGCCGCTACAGAGTTCTTACCCGCAAAGGCAGACTGGAAAATGCGACGCCCTCTGAGGCGTGCCAAAACTACCTTGACCGAACACACCGGCGAGGAGCTGAGGCGGGAGCTCCAGGTATCTCTGGCGCCGCTGCCCAAGAAACGGTTGCACGAGCGTCGCCGAAGCAGGGGCGACAAGCACCGGTTCTCGCAGGACGACCAACACTCGGCGCATAGCATGAGCCGGTCGACGCTTCGCGACTTCTAG